Genomic DNA from Nomascus leucogenys isolate Asia chromosome 10, Asia_NLE_v1, whole genome shotgun sequence:
atggtctcaaaataaaattaaaaaaatgaataaataaaataacataaaataaaataaaaaaataaaaaaattagcagggatgatggtgtatgcctgtgatctcagctactcaggaggctgaagtgggaggattacttaagcttgagagggtgaggctgccgtgagctgggATTTCACCAGCTGGGTAAcagctgcgctccagcctgggcaacagagcaaaactctgtctcaaaaagaattttttaagttaaaaaaaacacacacacacacacaaaggagaatatgctaattacccagTCATTGTGTCCCTGTGAGGGTGAAATAAAGTATGAATCAGACTGGGTCTGACTCACTTCCGTGTCCCCAGCAGAAGGCCTCGCTCGGAGTACGAGCCGAATAAATAAACGGGAACTATTATTAGGGGTGTGTTTACACATTTTCCACGTAGCACCTACTGTTTATTGAGGCCGTGTTTCTCAAAATGCTCCTGCATATAACTCCCATCTGAACCACCTGAGATGCCTGTTATAAGTGCAGATTCCCAGACTCCACTTTGGTCTTGCTGAGTCAGAAACTCTGAAGGGTGAGACCCAGAGGTCTGCATTTTTTTTCACAAGCTCCCCCAGATGATCCTGGTGCAAACAAAAGTGTGATTACCCTTGGAATAGACTCACTCACAGTCAGAAGTAGAATTTATGACATTTAAACAAGTTTGTGATGGTCTCATGGACTTATTAAAGTAAGCAGAAAACTATCCAAAATGTTAAGACCCAGGGCTGGCAGTGCTGTGGGTGATAAGTCAATAAAATAcaagctaacatttgttgagtatttaGTATGTTTCAGGCTCTGTGCTATGTGTGTGACAATCATCAGTGCACTTAATTCTTGGAGGTGCCTGGATGTACCTACCACCTTCCCTTTGAGACTCCACCACGacatccttccttcccctcctgctGCAGGTAGAGTCACTGACCACAGAGCTGTCAGCTGAGCGCAGTTTCTCAGCCAAGGCAGAGAGCGGGCGGCAGCAGCTAGAACGGCAGATCCAGGAGCTACGGGGACGCCTGGGTGAGGAGGATGCTGGGGCCCGTGCCCGCCACAAGATGACCATTGCTGCCCTTGAGTCTAAGTTGGCCCAGGCTGAGGAGCAGCTAGAGCAAGAGACCAGGTAGGTGAGAGCGGAGGCCACGGGAGAAAGGTGACCTCCACATGCTGGTCAGTGAGAAGAAGGAGGCTGTGTTACAAACACGTGGTTTAGAAACATCCAAAAGACATCATCATAGTAATGACtgctggcctggcatggtggctcacgcctgtaatcccagcactttgggaggcagaagcgggaggatcccttgaggccaggagttttcagaccagtctgggcaacatagcaagacctcatctctaaaaaaaaaaaaaaaaaaaaaaaaaaagccaggtgtgttagcgcgtgcctgtagttccagctgctcaagAGCCTGAGATAAGAAGatggctcaagcccaggagtctgaggctatagcgagctgtgatcacaacactgcactccagcctgagcaacggcaagaccttgtctctaaaaaaaaaaaaaaacacagccaggcacagtggctcacgcctgtaatcccagcactttgggaggccaaggcgggcagatcacttgagatcaggaattcaagaccaacctagccaacatgatgaaaccccgtctctaccaaaaatacaaaaattagccaggagtagtaatggacgcccgtaatcccagctactcaggaggctgaggtaggagaagcactggaacctgggaagtggaggttgcagtgagccgagatcacaccactgtgctctagcctgggcaacagagcaagactccaactccaaaaaaaaGAGGAGTGTACTGTTTACCTTCCCACATGCTGGTCACTGAAAAAATCAGACATGCCACGGAAGTATGTCTAATTACCTCCATGGTACGTCCAATACCACGTGTGGTGGGATTCCCCAAGGTGAAAGACTCATGAGCTGGACATGGCAATGAAGGCCTGTGAACTAGAAGGGCTGAAGGGACACAGGTGAAGAAGAAGCTGGAATGCCTTGAGATGTAGTGGTTTGGGAAGGGTTTCCAGAGGAGGAAGCACTTGAGCTGGAGCTGACAAGAATGGGGTTTCCAGGGCTTAGAGTCCCAAGTCAGTTGGCAGCTCTGTGGGAAAGTCGGGGAGACATCAGGGCATTTGGAGGACGAGTGCGGTTGGTTCTGAGAGTCTGGGACCCAGGAGAGGGATCAGGGAGACAGGGAGGTAAATGAGGCTTGAAGCACGCAGAGCCTTGAATACTGGGCCAAGGAACTGTGTTCTGTGGGCATTGGGGAGCCCTGGGGGGGACTGGGAGCCATGGGAGGGCTGTGGGCTGGGGAGGGACATGGCCAGCTCTAGGTATAGAAAGATCTctctggggctgaggtgggaatggATCAGAGGAGAGAGACTGGAAGCTGGGAGGTTTGGAAGGAGTCTGGAGTGATGGTCCAAGCAGAACAAGATGAGGCCTGAACTGGTGCTGGGGCTGTGAACAAGAGAGGACGAAGAAGAGAAATCAGGAGGCAGAAGGAATGAAGCTGAGGCTATGGGTGGTGGCAGGGGAAGAAGACACTGTTTGGAGCTAAGGCCTGGTGACTGAGGGAATATTGGGTTTTTGGGGGAAGATGCTAAATTCATTGTGGAACATGATGAGAGTGAGAGGCCTCAGGGACAGGCAGAAGGAAACGGCCCCAGAGCTTCATGAGAGAAGTGGTTCTCAGTCCACAGGGTTACCCAGGGGCCCCAGGGCTCATGGGAACTGTAGCTTGAGGTCTATGGGGACCCCTGCTCCAttatacaaatgaggaaactgaggttctgagGGAGTACATGAGTCGCTTAAAGTCACCCTGcaccaggtgcaatggctcataactgtaatccccacactgtgggaggctgaggcaggaggatcacttgaacccaggagttcaagaccagcctggacaacatgctgagaccccatctctacaaaaataaaaattaaaaattagcccagcatgatggcacacacctgtagtcctagctactcggaacactgaggtgggaggatcgcttgagcccaggacattgaggctgcagtgagccatgatcacaccattgcactcctgtctgggcaacagagcaaggccctttctcagaataataataaagtcaCCCTGGGAGCAAAGAATGACCAGATGATTCTTAGCTGAAGAaatctcagccgggcgcggtggctcatgcctgtaattccagcactttgggaggccaaggcaggcggatcacctgaggtcgggagttcaagaccaccctgaccaacatggagaaaccccatctctactaaaaatacaaaattaaccgggtgtggtggcacatacctgtaatccctgctactcgggaggctgaggcaggagaattgcttgaacccaggaggtggaggttacagtgagctggagattgcgccattgcaccccagcctgggcaacaagagtgaaactccatctcaaaaaaaagaagaaggctgggtgcggtggctcacgcttgtaatcccagcactttgggaggccgaggcgggcggatcacgaggtcaggagatcgagaccacggtgaaaccccgtctctactaaaaatacaaaaaattagccgggcgtggtggcaggcgcctgtagtcccagctactcagagaggctgaggcaggagaatggcgtgaacccgggaggcagagcttgcagtgagctgagattgcgccactgcactccagcctgggcgacagagcgagactccgtctcaaaaaaaaaaaaagaagtctctcTCCTTGCATCCTTTTCCACTGCTTAGTGCCTTCCCACTTGCCCTCAGCCCTGTGCCTTCCTCTCAGCACATCTGGGGCTGTTGTGTCCAGTGTGGCTGTCAAGCAATCCCGATTGCTAGAGGTCCCATCACATGGACGTCACCCCAGATGTGATGGTCCATGCAGGAGAGGACAGGTGTAAGGGCAAAAACAGTGTTCCCTCCCTCTCTGAAGATTCAAGTCTGCTGAAATAAACTGACAATAAatagattaacaaaataaaaggcatacaaatatattaatgTGCATGAACACAGGAGCCATACAAAATATAAGACTTTTTATACAGGGCCAGATGGTTGAGGCTTAAGTATCTTCTTTATAGGGGAGAGGGACAAAAAGGATGTATTCAATTGTGAGAGATAGTAAATGATTTTCAGGGGAAAATGAATGGGCCCAAAGAGTAAACTGTAGTTTGTAAATGATCCTCTTTGGAAACTGAATGGGACCAAACATATACTTATTATAACTCACAACATCATAGGAAACAGGTATGTGAGGTGTCCTAGTAGAAGCCAAGGACATGGATGCCGAGGAGAAGGGAGCCTGCATGTCAGTGTTTGGCCTCAGTAAACCGTGGGAACCAGTTAGGGGttaggaaagagggaagaagccAATCCAAGAACAAGACGACAGCCACTGCATGAGTCCGTGGGGACAAGATCCGAGGCTGAGCCCCTTTACTGAGACTCCTCCTCATCCCTCTCTTCAGAGAGCGCATCCTCTCTGGAAAGCTGGTGCGCAGAGCTGAGAAGCGGCTTAAAGAGGTGGTGCTCCAGGTGGAGGAGGAGCGGAGGGTGGCTGACCAGCTCCGGGATCAGGTAAGCAGCTGACATCGTTAGGGAGCAGTGGAGAGTGTGACCGCTGACTGAGAAATTGCACAGGCCATCTCCAGAGGCAATGAGCTCCCATCACAAGAAGCAACTTGCAGGTGCTGGACTGGAAGTGAGTGCAGATACCGTCTTGGCACTTGGCACATCAGCAGAGGGTTGGAATCAGTGAGTTTGCAATTCATAAATGCTGGCATCTAGAAAGGGCCCTGTAGGGAGCTGAGGCAGCCAGGGCAAGGGAAGAAGTTAAACCCTACCCAGAAGCTAGACCAGGACTAAAATAACGAAAGATAATGTTTATTAAGTGCTTTCTATGTACCAGGAACTGTGCTAAAGACATAACATTTAGTGTGTTTAATTCTTATCAGAATGGTAGAAGGAAGGTGCTATTATTTACCTTCTTATttatgtgaggaaactgaggtacagaaaggtgaagtaacttgctcaaaattATTTAGCTGGTAAGAGGTGGGGTCAGTATTCAAACCTCAGCACTCTAGCCCCAGAGTGTGTGTTCTTGATTACTTACTGAGCAGTTACTGTGTCATAagcaactgctttttaaaaaatacatatttgcatTTCCTCACtagtcccatttcacagatgaagaaactgaaactttaAGAGGATATATTTTGCATCAGAGTCACAgagatagatgaggaaactgaaacgtTAAGGGGATATATTTTGCATCAGAGTCACAGAGATAGAGCCTAGATCAGATCCCAGGTCTGTCTGGACACAGTCCCTCTGCCCTTAAAAGCTCAGCTATGCTTTAGTCgccattcattccacaaacaattattgagcacctgctatgtgccagacactgtggtaGGCATTAGGGATATGGATGTGAACGAAACAGAggaagtccctgccctcatggagctcacatttTCTGCATAGGATGAGACATAATAAACCTGTAAACAAGCAGATAATTACGGATTGTGACAAGggctatgaagaaaaaaagtgaagagagaggaagacacAGAGCATTGGGGAATGCTCTTCAGGTTGGGAGATCAGGAAGAACTctttgagaaggtgacatttaaatTGATACCTGAAGGGTGAAAAAGAGCCAgtcagagggaacagcaagtatAAAGGCTTGAATAATAGAAATACGTTTGGTGAGTTCAGAACAAAAAGCAGATCAGTATGGTCTAGATAAACATCTGTTATTTTAGTCCTGGTCTAGCTTCTTGGTAGAGTTTAACTTCTTCCCTCACTTTGGCTGCCTCCGCTCCCTACAAGGGCCCTTCCTAGATGCCAGAATTTATAAATTGCACAGTCATTGATTCCAACCCTCTGCTGGTGTGCCAAGTGCCAGGATGGTATCTGCACTCACTTCCATTCCAGCACCTGCAAGTTGCTTCTTGTGATGGGAGCTCATTGACTCCAGAAAATGTGGGGTAGGAAGGTTGAATGATAAGAAATGAGGTCAGATCATGTATGTTCCCTCCCTGAAGAGAGAGGTGGTAGGGTCTGGGGAGGATCTCAGTGAAGTTGGTCTGGACAGTGGGTTTATGGGAAGAGAGAACTGGACAAGAAAAAGACTCTGTGGGGCCTGGAATGCCAGGCTGAGGGGCTGGAACCTTGTCCCAGGGGTACTGGGGAGCCATGAAAGGATTGTGAGCAGGAGGGTCTGGGTCAGCTCTGGGTATAGGAAGACCTTTCTGAGGCTTTGTAGGAGACAACCTGAAGGGGAGAGACTGGAGGTCAGGGTAGAGGCTGGCATGAGGGATTTAGGGAAAAGAACAAGGCCTAAACAGAGCAGAGGATGGGGTAGAGAGAGTCAGGGGGCAGTAGGGATGGGGCAGTAGTGGGCtgttggggagggagggagtgatgACAGGACCTGGAGATATAACCCAGTGCCCCTGCTTCCATCAAGCTGGAGAAGGGAAACCTTCGAGTCAAGCAGCTGAAGCGGCAGCTggaggaggccgaggaggaggcATCCCGGGCTCAGGCCGGCCGCCGGAGGCTGCAGCGTGAGCTGGAAGATGTCACAGCGTCGGCCGAGTCCATGAACCGTGAAGTGACCACACTGAGGAACCGGCTCCGGTATGGTCATCCCACCTGCAGGCCTGACGGGTGGGCAGCACCCTCACTCCATAAACCCCAGGGACGCCAGGCCATGCCAGGGGCAACAGCAGGGGGAAATGGGATCCACGGGGGTGTGGGGCTGTGGGAACAGCGGCTGTGTTGCGGGAGAGCCAGATCCAGGTAACTTCTTTCTTCCCACACCCATTTCTCCCTGTCTCATCTCTGTGCCCTCCTTTCCCACCGTGCACCAccacctttctctcctttcctcctctctgtgTGTCCTTCATCTCTCTGCCCCCCCTTGCTTCGCCTCGGCTCCCTCCATTTCTCTTGATCTCATCCCTCTCTTCCCCcttattttgttctctctctccctatctctctctctctcccccatctctctctctctctctctccgcctccctctttctcctctcttcccctcccctcattTCATCTCTGTATCCTGGTCTCTCCTCCCCACAGACGCGGCCCCCTCACCTTCACCACCCGCACGGTGCGGCAGGTCTTCCGACTAGAGGAGGGCGTGGCATCCGACgaggaggcagaggaagcagaGCCTGGGTCTGGGCCATCCCGGAGCCTGAGGGGTCCCCACCAGCCCACCCCCAGTGACCCTACCCTGTCCCCAGATGCACTAACAGATGGGGCCCAGCCCCCTTCCTCCCTGGACCCCACGGGACCCTGTCCCAGGAACCCCACCCTCTGACTTCCTGCCCTTTGGAAATGGTGCAGCACTCTGGCATTTATCACCCCCACCTGGGCCCCCTGCAACCTCCCATCAAAGGATGACCCCTAAACACAGAGGAGCGGGACAGGCAGGGAGGCAAGGACTGGAGCTACCTTACTTGTGGGGGGACTGGGTACAGTTGGCGAGCTGTGTTCTCATCAGCTCCCtgtcctcctttcttccctcattATTGATCTGTAGATATTAGGAAGGGAGTGATATGGCTCCTCCACCGTCCTCAGCCAGTGCAGCCCattccctctgcttctctctctctctctctctctctctccctccctctccttccctaccctctcactgtctctcttggcctctctgaggGTCTCTCTGTGCATCTTTTTAGGAATCTCGCTTTCCCTCTCTACGTAGCCACTCTCCTTCCCCCATTTCTGCGTCCACCCCTGAACCCCTGAGCGACAGAAGCCCCACGCCTCCACCAGCCTTGAACCCTTGCAAAGGGGCAGGACAAGGGGACCTCTCTCACTCCTGCTGCTGCCCATGCTCTGCCCTCCCTTCTGGTTGCTCTGAGGGTTCGGAGGCTCCCTCTGGGACTAAAGGAGTGTCCTTTACCCTCCCAGGCTCTGGCAGAAATAAACTCCAACCCGACTGGACCatctgtgtggctgtgtgtgttcCTGCAGGGGGTCTCTGATGGGGCAGGATGGGCACAGGCTGCTTCAGCCTGCTAGGGCAGCAGGTCAGGCAGCCTGCTGGTTAGAATCACAGCTGCGTGGGTATACAACGGGCATCCTGTGGATCAGGCGCTTCGTAACTCCTTTCCTCCTCACTCCAGTGTATAATGGAAATATTCCCTCCACTATACAGATGAAGGAACAGTCTCAGAGCAGCAGCATCCCTCACTCCACGCCCCCAGTGAGTGCTAGAAGGGGTGTTGCACTCGAGCCAACTCTTAAGTGTTTGCAAAATAAATGACAGGCctgctgcagtggctcatacctgtgatcccagcacttcgggaggctgaggtgggaggatcacttgagcccagggggtgaaggctgcagtgagctatgattgcgtcactgcactgtAGCATGGGtgaagagtgagatcctgtcccaaaagcaaaacaaaacaaaaagacagctgTGGTCGTTTGTGCTGGGTGCTGTGCTAAGCACACAGTTTATCTTAACCCTTAGCACAGCACTACAGGTAGAGatttcattgcactccagtgcctagaacagtgtctggcacacagcaggcattcACTCAATATTTGCTGAAAAACTAAATGACGCCCCTCCCACCCTTTTAGAGTGgtggaaacaggctcagagaggctgagtgacttgcccaaggacacacagctactAAGAAGTTGAAACAGtttgaacccagacagtctgGCCTCAGAGTCAGCACATATAGTCTGAGCCCTCAGCCCCTGACCCCACCCTGGGGACCCAGGTCTATCCCTCTTGTGGGAACTAGGCACCCTCGTGGGGGGGCTCACGTTCCTCAGACTGAGTCCTCAGTGGATTTTCAGTTAGAGGTGTTGATCCCCATTTTTACcatcagggaaactgaggcaggtgcTTGCCTTAAATAAGGTGCAAGCCATGGAGCGGATGTCAGGATCACCAAAGCCCATCctccccttttttaaaaaattgagaaagggtctcactctgtcacccaggctggagtacagtggcacaatcacagctcactgcagcctcgacttcccaggctcaagcgatcctctcacctcagcctctggagtagctgggactacagacgccaccacacctggctaattttattttattttttgtaaagacagggtctctcttgtgttgcccagcctggtcttgaactcctggcctcaagcgatcttcctgcgtccttggcctcccaaagtgcttggattactggcctgagccactgtgcccagcaatagGGCCCCACTCTAGAAGTCCCAATCCCTCTGTGCGCCCCAGCCGCAATCAGGAGACTTTCCTAGCAGGCACACAGgaggcaatttttaaaaggaaaccttTATTTTGGTGGGGAGTGAAGGTGGGTGGGAAGGGGGCATGACACTTTTTCTTTGGGGAGAGGGGGGTGACATGCGGCAGCTTCTGCATTGGGCGGTTCATGCACCCAGGGTGGGCGTGGGGGAGGCTTGGGGAAGGGGCCACGCCgacccctccctccctgccctgcgGGTGGGCTGAGAATACCCGCCATTAGCACCAGAGTTGGACGATTTGCagacctcccctccccacactgtCTCCGAACCCCGCCCCCATCCCTGAGAGCGCCCCCTCGCCACTCCCCCCACCAGCGACAGGCTAGGCCCGCCCCGCCCACATTTGAGTGAGAGAAACttattgctgtgtgtgtgtgtgtgtgtgtggtgtgtgtgtgtgtgtgtgagtgtgtgtgtgtgttggggagggtgAGCCGCGGAGCTCAGGAAAACCCCCCCGCCATTCATTCCTCCCCAATCGCCCCGCCCCCTGGCCCGTGTCCGTGCGTTCCCGGAGCGCAGGAGGGGCGCGACATGCGTGTGGGGGGCGCGTCATGCAGCGCATGCGTGTAGGTGCAGGCACCCTGGCGGCAGGGGGGAAAAGGGGGAGCCGGGACTTGGAAAGAGTCCCTTTAGCTCGCTCTCTCCCTCCCCGAATCCCACACTGTTGacttgggggatggggtgggaggggaggagaatcACGTTTTGTAGAAGTTTATCATGATTGTGGTTATTTTGAAAAGCTGAACTAAAAAGCTGGGTACGTGTGGCGGATTGGCGAGCAGAGGGAGACGTTGGGAAGAGGTCAGTACCCTTTGGAAAAGACCCTCACCCCCTTTCCCCGCCCCCTTCGGCTTTCGTGAAGGTCAGGGGAAACGGGGGGGCTTGTTAAAGAAGTTGAACCCTTTGGCAATATAACCAGTCCCCACCCCGTCCCCTGGTGTCTTGAGCCCCTAGCCCTTTGCCCCGCCCCCACCAAAACCCGCCCCACCCCTGACCCCTGATTCACCAGGGTTTAGGGTCCGAGGGAAGGATGGGGGGGACTCAAAATGCCCCTTGCATAGGAATCGTTGCATCGAGAATCGTGCTCAGTGACGCCCCCCATCCACCCTCGGGTGGGGGTTCCTGAGGCCgtgggagcagagggagggaggtggctAATTCCGTGGGACCCCGGCTCCAAAAGGGGGGTCCGCTAAAGAGTCTGGGACCGGTGTGGTCTCTGGGCTTGGGGGAGGTAGCGCATCCTTGAGCCAGGATAGGAGGTGGGAAATGATTTTCCACCCGCGAGCGTGACGCGGTGAGGACCGCTGGGGAAGGGGGGCTGGGATCCCAGCCGAGTTGGGTGTTGTCGGTTCCCAATCTTCTGATATTCCAGTGTCCCTCCCTTCGGGAACAGCCTCTGTGATCATTTGTGGACTACTTTAAATGGAAACACTCTTAACCTAAATAAACCGTGTCCTAGCCAAGCCGCGATGCCTGCACTTACCGGCTTCTGTACAAAATGCGTATTAGagacaaaacttttaaaacaagtgTTTGTCCTCATACTGCCTCAAACCTTAGCACACCACCAAAGGTACAAATACAACCCTCTGGGAAACACTGGTGTCTGTGAAGAGGGTACCTTTGGGGCACCATCTCAGGGGAGGGACTCAGGGTTAGGCATAAGACAAAGAGGGTGCTTGGGGAGGGTCTGGTTCCCTGGAAGTGCAGATAGGTTGCGCCTATCTTGGAAGTTCTAGCATTAAGGGAACCTGGGCTGGACGAGTCTGTTAGGGCTTTGGGGATGTGGGTGGGGAACAGGCCTGAGGATTTGGGGGTGTCCAGGAAATGTCAGTTGTGGGAAGGATTTGGAGCATCCCAAAGGCTGAATTTGAGCTGAAAAGAGCTGGGTCAAGTCTTGGAGGTTTGAGAAGTGCTGGGATGCAGTTCAGGGAATTTGGTGGGGGTGTTTGGGGTggcgggagtggggagggagggcgggGCGGGGAGCCTCTGTGTGCAGAGGTTAAGTCGCAGGAGTGTGTGGGGATTGGGAGATGTGGGGTGCCAGGGTCAGTCTCAGAATTCTGGGTGCAGGTCTCATGTCCTGGGAATGGAGGGGGATAGTTGGGGAATTTCGTGTGCTAGGGCCAGATCATCCCAGGAATTCTGGAATAGGAGGTCTGAGTCCATGCAGCAAGAATAGAGGCGAGCAggtccctgggggaaggggcggatGAGAGGGTGAAATTCACCAGAGGGATTCTCCTAAAGGCTGAGGGAGCAGGTCCGAAGCCCGCCGCGCCCTCCCACCATCTGAGCTCAACTCTGATTTGGGGCTTGGGTAACTGTTCCTCCTTCCCCTACACTGTTTCTAGTTTCTGGTTTGTTTTCTCCTAATCAACACACAGGGTTGGTTGTCCTCCTGGGGTGAAGGATGGGAAGGCTGGAGACCTTAAAGGCCAGCCCGACCCCTGGGAGGTGCCAGCCCCCTTCCCAGAGTGCCTGCCCCTCAAACCCGCGCATGCGGCCCCTGGCGGCTTATTGCTGAGGTGGAC
This window encodes:
- the LOC115836980 gene encoding myosin-14-like, whose amino-acid sequence is MADEVANGNLSKAAILEEKRQLEGRLGQLEEELEEEQSNSELLNDRYRKLLLQVESLTTELSAERSFSAKAESGRQQLERQIQELRGRLGEEDAGARARHKMTIAALESKLAQAEEQLEQETRERILSGKLVRRAEKRLKEVVLQVEEERRVADQLRDQLEKGNLRVKQLKRQLEEAEEEASRAQAGRRRLQRELEDVTASAESMNREVTTLRNRLRRGPLTFTTRTVRQVFRLEEGVASDEEAEEAEPGSGPSRSLRGPHQPTPSDPTLSPDALTDGAQPPSSLDPTGPCPRNPTL